The [Bacillus] selenitireducens MLS10 genome includes a region encoding these proteins:
- a CDS encoding formate dehydrogenase H subunit alpha, selenocysteine-containing, giving the protein MTETKTIATTCAYCGTGCGLLVDVEDNRIVKVKGNRNAAVNEGQTCIKGAFGYHYIHSNDRLTAPLIRKEGVLTKVSWDEAISYVADKLTQIKERFGPESFSMFACERATNETNYITQKFTRAVMGTNNIDGCNRTUHAPSVAGLATVFGNGAPTSSIMDVDHSDVLLLIGSNTTDAHPIIANRMKKAAKKGLKIIVVDPRKIAMTKSADQHLQIKVGSDIALMNGMMRVMIKEGLYNESFVSKNAVNFEALKDQVESYTLEKTEEITGVPKADIESAARTYAEADRSMIAYTLGITEHHCGVNNVFDIANMALLTGHIGREGTGIMPLRGQNNVQGAGDMGCLPNMLPGATPVSDDSFRSKLEKEWGVSLNPHVGQTQTGMLERMETGEMKSLFVIGENPIVADVHRNHTTKLFQNLDFLVVQDLFLTETAELADVVLPAKGWAEVEGTYTNTDRRVQKVNKAVSAPGEALDDWDVLSRLATEMGYPMHYEHAEQIWNELRDAVPHLFGGMDYSRLTEGQSLQYPCPDVNHPGTSLLHTEFHESENRSAPFTPVSYTEPVEMPDAEFPFTLTTGRRYEPYNTNTQTRYYPDTLKRKQTEETVDMHPSDAKRLNIDDGEMVTVSSRRGTVQVKARVTDEVQEELVFMSFHWKETPTNVLTINEFDPISGTAEYKACAVKIEKQS; this is encoded by the coding sequence ATGACAGAGACAAAAACGATTGCCACGACTTGTGCGTATTGCGGAACTGGTTGCGGTCTTCTTGTTGACGTTGAAGATAACAGAATCGTCAAAGTCAAAGGGAACCGTAACGCTGCAGTAAACGAAGGTCAGACATGTATCAAAGGGGCGTTCGGATACCACTATATTCATTCAAATGATCGGCTTACAGCCCCTCTTATCCGTAAGGAAGGAGTATTGACTAAAGTCAGTTGGGACGAGGCTATCAGCTATGTTGCCGATAAATTAACTCAGATTAAAGAGCGATTCGGTCCTGAATCATTTTCCATGTTCGCTTGCGAGAGAGCAACTAACGAAACGAACTACATCACCCAAAAATTCACAAGAGCCGTTATGGGTACCAATAATATTGATGGATGCAACAGGACGTGACACGCTCCATCCGTCGCCGGTCTGGCGACTGTATTTGGTAATGGCGCTCCAACAAGTTCAATTATGGATGTTGATCACTCAGATGTTTTGTTGCTGATTGGTTCCAATACGACAGATGCTCATCCAATCATTGCAAATCGAATGAAAAAAGCCGCTAAAAAAGGGCTGAAAATCATCGTTGTCGATCCTCGCAAAATTGCGATGACAAAGAGCGCTGATCAGCACCTGCAAATCAAAGTCGGATCAGATATTGCGCTCATGAATGGTATGATGAGAGTCATGATCAAAGAAGGACTCTACAATGAATCCTTTGTTTCAAAAAACGCTGTGAATTTTGAAGCACTGAAAGACCAGGTTGAATCTTATACGCTTGAAAAAACAGAAGAGATAACAGGCGTCCCAAAAGCTGACATTGAGTCAGCTGCAAGAACTTATGCCGAAGCAGACCGTTCGATGATTGCTTATACACTTGGTATTACCGAACACCATTGTGGTGTGAATAATGTATTTGATATTGCCAATATGGCATTGTTGACCGGCCATATTGGCCGTGAAGGAACAGGCATCATGCCATTGCGCGGCCAAAATAATGTCCAGGGTGCAGGTGACATGGGCTGCCTTCCAAATATGCTTCCGGGAGCGACACCGGTCAGTGATGATTCTTTCCGCTCAAAACTTGAAAAAGAGTGGGGCGTTTCGTTAAATCCTCACGTCGGACAAACTCAAACCGGTATGCTCGAACGCATGGAAACCGGCGAAATGAAATCACTCTTTGTCATCGGAGAAAATCCGATCGTCGCAGATGTTCACCGTAATCATACAACGAAGCTTTTTCAAAATCTTGATTTCCTTGTCGTTCAAGACCTGTTTCTCACTGAGACAGCAGAATTAGCTGATGTCGTGCTTCCTGCAAAAGGATGGGCAGAAGTCGAGGGAACCTATACGAATACCGACAGACGTGTTCAAAAGGTGAACAAGGCGGTATCAGCCCCGGGAGAGGCACTGGACGACTGGGATGTTTTATCACGGTTGGCAACGGAGATGGGGTATCCCATGCATTATGAACATGCTGAACAGATCTGGAATGAATTACGTGATGCCGTACCTCATTTGTTTGGAGGCATGGACTATAGCCGGTTAACCGAAGGACAAAGTCTTCAATATCCGTGTCCTGATGTGAATCATCCGGGTACAAGTCTTCTTCATACCGAATTCCACGAAAGCGAGAATCGATCGGCACCGTTTACACCTGTCTCATATACAGAGCCTGTGGAAATGCCTGATGCTGAATTCCCGTTCACTCTGACGACAGGCAGAAGATATGAACCTTATAATACGAACACTCAAACAAGATACTATCCGGACACGTTAAAGCGAAAACAAACCGAAGAAACAGTAGATATGCACCCGTCAGATGCAAAGCGACTGAACATTGATGATGGCGAAATGGTTACAGTCTCATCTCGCAGAGGCACAGTTCAAGTAAAAGCAAGAGTGACTGACGAGGTCCAGGAAGAACTGGTGTTTATGAGTTTCCACTGGAAAGAAACACCTACAAACGTGTTGACGATAAACGAGTTCGATCCAATCTCTGGTACAGCAGAATACAAAGCATGTGCAGTAAAAATAGAGAAACAATCCTGA
- a CDS encoding DegV family protein, protein MRPVKIVTDSTLDLPLDQVKELDVVIVPLTVTIDGASYKDGVDITSSEFAKLLVSAQDIPQSSQPSTGDFLTVYADLDKQGYDIISIHMSSGMSGTYQSAQTAAGMSDANVTVIDSSFISVALGFQVMEAAMMAKEGKSVNEILQRIDIIREQTSLYLMVDTLDYLLKGGRIGRGRALVGSLLKIKPVASLRDGVYTPVAKVRTYNQLIKFFRETYEKEAEGKTVKRIGIAHIEARQLAEQVKHSLSEVSGLEDISIIETTPIVSTHTGPGALALMYYFDN, encoded by the coding sequence ATGAGACCTGTAAAAATAGTAACGGATTCAACACTGGATCTGCCTTTGGATCAAGTTAAAGAGCTTGATGTTGTTATTGTGCCATTGACTGTGACCATTGATGGAGCGTCGTATAAAGATGGCGTTGACATTACGAGCAGTGAATTCGCCAAACTTTTGGTGTCAGCCCAAGATATTCCGCAGAGCTCTCAGCCTTCGACCGGCGATTTTTTAACTGTCTATGCGGATTTGGACAAGCAAGGATATGACATCATTTCGATCCACATGTCGAGTGGGATGAGCGGAACGTATCAGTCGGCTCAGACAGCCGCAGGGATGTCTGATGCCAATGTAACAGTGATCGACTCATCATTTATTTCTGTAGCACTTGGCTTTCAGGTGATGGAGGCTGCGATGATGGCGAAAGAAGGGAAGTCGGTTAATGAAATTCTTCAAAGAATTGATATCATCCGTGAGCAGACGTCATTATACTTGATGGTGGACACACTCGATTATCTGTTAAAAGGCGGCAGAATTGGCAGGGGGAGAGCACTTGTTGGGTCTCTTCTGAAAATAAAGCCTGTTGCATCGTTACGGGATGGTGTTTACACTCCTGTGGCAAAAGTACGTACATATAACCAACTGATCAAATTTTTCAGAGAAACTTATGAGAAAGAAGCTGAAGGTAAGACGGTAAAACGGATCGGAATTGCGCATATTGAAGCCAGACAACTCGCCGAACAAGTTAAACACAGCTTGTCAGAGGTGTCTGGATTGGAGGATATCAGCATTATAGAGACAACACCAATAGTCAGTACCCATACAGGACCAGGTGCCTTGGCACTGATGTATTATTTTGATAACTAA
- a CDS encoding deoxynucleoside kinase, producing MTNHFDAPFIAVEGPIGVGKTSLATRIANHYKYELLKEIVDENPFLSKFYEDIDEWSFQTEMFFLCNRFKQLEDTYEKSLQKGKAVVSDYHIFKNHLFAKQTLKQQHFDKYDRIYKILTDGLPTPNLIIYLHASLPTLLERIKMRGRSMEQAMDPEYLRQLSSDYHQFMKDHQRVYPHVPVLAFNGDDIDFVHNDEDFSRIIDLIDDALNQQNSLFE from the coding sequence ATGACAAATCATTTCGATGCGCCTTTTATTGCAGTTGAAGGTCCGATTGGAGTGGGAAAAACTTCACTTGCTACCCGCATTGCCAATCATTATAAATATGAACTCTTAAAAGAAATTGTAGATGAAAATCCATTTTTAAGTAAGTTTTATGAAGACATAGATGAATGGAGCTTCCAAACCGAAATGTTTTTCCTCTGTAATCGGTTTAAGCAACTCGAAGATACGTATGAAAAATCTTTACAAAAAGGCAAAGCTGTCGTGAGCGATTACCATATCTTTAAAAACCATCTTTTCGCAAAACAAACCCTAAAACAACAGCATTTTGATAAATATGACCGAATTTATAAAATTCTCACGGATGGCCTTCCTACCCCAAATTTAATTATTTATCTGCATGCCAGTTTACCCACATTACTTGAGCGGATCAAGATGCGAGGACGATCCATGGAACAGGCTATGGATCCGGAATACTTGAGACAGCTTTCATCCGACTATCATCAGTTTATGAAAGACCATCAGCGGGTTTACCCACACGTTCCCGTGCTGGCTTTCAATGGCGATGATATCGATTTTGTTCATAATGATGAAGATTTTTCCCGTATCATCGACTTAATCGATGATGCACTTAATCAACAGAACTCCCTATTTGAATAG
- a CDS encoding deoxynucleoside kinase has protein sequence MINSVDHDLRENSLITLAGTVGVGKSTLTTVLSDALAFTPAFEKVDGNPYLEDYYDDFQKWSFHLQMYFLAERFKQQKTMHEQNIGYVQDRSIYEDVGIFAQLQYDQGNMTQRDFNTYHSLFEAMVMNPYFPKPDVLIFIDGRFESIMDRIQKRGREMEVNTPVEYWRDLYNRYKSWIHTFHECPILHLDIDYYDCHNQDSVEKIVKAIEHLQKNRDVRYLNLSETNA, from the coding sequence ATGATCAATTCTGTAGATCACGATTTGAGAGAAAACTCTCTCATCACGCTCGCCGGAACCGTCGGTGTCGGAAAATCCACATTAACAACTGTATTGTCAGATGCCCTTGCTTTTACTCCTGCTTTCGAAAAAGTTGATGGAAACCCTTATCTTGAAGACTATTACGACGATTTTCAAAAGTGGTCATTTCATCTTCAAATGTATTTTCTTGCTGAACGGTTTAAACAGCAAAAAACCATGCATGAGCAAAATATCGGTTATGTACAAGACCGAAGTATCTATGAAGACGTTGGGATCTTCGCTCAACTTCAGTACGATCAAGGTAACATGACTCAAAGGGATTTTAATACTTATCACTCACTATTCGAAGCGATGGTTATGAATCCATATTTTCCAAAACCGGATGTTCTGATCTTTATTGATGGACGTTTTGAGAGCATCATGGATCGGATACAAAAACGCGGACGGGAAATGGAAGTAAATACGCCCGTTGAATATTGGCGTGATCTTTATAATCGTTACAAAAGCTGGATCCATACATTTCATGAATGCCCAATCCTTCATCTCGATATTGATTATTACGACTGCCATAACCAGGACTCAGTGGAAAAAATCGTTAAAGCCATTGAACATCTGCAAAAAAACCGCGACGTGCGTTACCTTAATTTATCGGAAACAAATGCATAA
- a CDS encoding ferritin-like domain-containing protein: MNPLLSSMNQQLIQWDTLHTKLHQFHEHTERLNMRTYSLAIKEYIQEASKRTFDISEHIQSVTGNSFLLEQWNSDHRDFRKMNRNDSHSSIIEEVTADLTEMGREIKEVIKRANAISDQKTVKLFISIRQSVEKLLWMINVYMK, from the coding sequence TTGAATCCATTACTGAGTAGTATGAATCAACAGCTGATACAGTGGGACACACTTCATACAAAATTACATCAATTTCATGAACATACGGAACGCTTGAACATGAGAACTTATAGTCTCGCGATTAAAGAATATATTCAAGAAGCTTCCAAAAGAACTTTCGATATCTCCGAACACATACAATCGGTTACCGGCAATTCATTTCTGTTAGAACAATGGAATTCTGATCATCGTGACTTTCGGAAAATGAATCGAAACGACTCGCATTCATCTATTATTGAAGAAGTGACAGCTGATCTTACTGAAATGGGAAGAGAAATCAAGGAGGTCATCAAACGTGCAAATGCCATCAGTGATCAGAAAACGGTAAAATTGTTTATTTCAATCAGACAATCAGTCGAAAAACTCCTTTGGATGATAAATGTATATATGAAATGA
- the tatC gene encoding twin-arginine translocase subunit TatC produces MADQDQSMNLLDHLDELRKRLMIVVGAFLIFFIGIFIFVRDIYDWFTKDLDMTLAVLGPLDIIIIYFMLAAVLALALTVPVLILQIWLFVKPALTPKEQKATIIYIPASFVLFAGGLAFGYFVVLPIVLSFLLDLGQGTFQTMFTADKYFQFVLRMTLPFSILFEMPLVVMFLTSIGVITPAGMRKNRKYAYFALIVLSVLISPPDFVSDVLVIVPLLFLYEISINMSVLVYRRKMKKEREREKELEN; encoded by the coding sequence ATGGCAGATCAGGATCAAAGTATGAATTTACTGGACCATTTGGACGAATTGCGAAAAAGACTTATGATTGTCGTCGGAGCTTTCCTAATCTTCTTTATCGGTATTTTCATTTTCGTGCGGGATATTTACGATTGGTTCACGAAAGACCTAGATATGACATTGGCAGTTCTTGGTCCTCTTGATATTATTATTATCTATTTTATGCTCGCAGCCGTGTTGGCATTGGCATTGACAGTTCCGGTTTTAATTCTTCAAATTTGGTTATTTGTAAAACCTGCATTGACGCCAAAGGAACAAAAGGCGACGATCATTTATATACCTGCGTCATTTGTATTATTTGCAGGCGGACTTGCTTTTGGATACTTTGTCGTTTTGCCGATTGTATTAAGTTTTCTTTTGGATCTCGGTCAAGGAACATTCCAGACAATGTTTACGGCAGATAAATATTTTCAGTTTGTACTAAGAATGACACTGCCATTCAGTATTTTATTTGAAATGCCTCTTGTTGTCATGTTCTTGACAAGCATAGGTGTTATCACACCTGCAGGAATGCGTAAAAACAGAAAGTATGCTTATTTTGCTTTAATTGTACTGAGCGTACTGATATCTCCACCGGATTTTGTATCGGATGTTCTGGTCATTGTACCGTTATTATTCCTCTATGAAATCAGTATCAATATGTCCGTTCTGGTTTATCGAAGAAAAATGAAAAAAGAGCGTGAACGAGAGAAAGAACTCGAAAACTGA
- a CDS encoding twin-arginine translocase TatA/TatE family subunit, protein MLSNIGIPGLILILVIALIIFGPKKLPEIGKAMGQTLKEFKNSTKELTADDSDTKEEKKSAEDEKKSDL, encoded by the coding sequence ATGTTATCAAATATTGGAATTCCCGGTTTGATTTTAATTTTGGTTATTGCTCTCATTATTTTCGGACCTAAGAAACTTCCTGAAATAGGAAAGGCGATGGGGCAGACATTAAAAGAATTTAAAAATTCCACTAAAGAGCTGACAGCTGATGATTCTGACACGAAAGAAGAAAAAAAGTCAGCTGAAGATGAGAAGAAATCAGATTTATAA
- a CDS encoding diacylglycerol/lipid kinase family protein, which translates to MYIVIINTHSGRHGNLRKYEEIKASLVFDDIPFYMDSQNESFWETIRETCHEMDHLIKGIVVIGGDGSLHHCINQLNNLQLPFGLIPSGSGNDFAKAMSIPSAPVKAMERILCNKQSCSLDLIKTKDHSILSILSAGLDAESALRVEDSNIKKTLNSFFIGKFIYIVTVFQIIRSFSPFTLTLTFKEGEERHFHNVWLIAVGNTAYYGGGVPMCPKAKPSDGQLDIVVVHDVSLIKLLFCLPSVFVKKHISLPFVSSLRSECVHVETNKKVNWQGDGEAVEASASMTISCKPKSVKFMV; encoded by the coding sequence ATGTATATCGTAATTATTAATACCCACTCAGGGAGACACGGAAACCTGCGAAAGTATGAAGAGATAAAAGCATCTCTCGTCTTCGATGATATTCCATTTTATATGGACAGCCAGAATGAATCATTCTGGGAAACAATCAGAGAGACTTGCCATGAAATGGATCATCTCATCAAAGGGATTGTTGTGATCGGCGGCGACGGTTCATTGCATCATTGCATCAATCAATTAAACAATTTACAACTTCCTTTTGGTTTGATTCCCTCCGGTTCCGGAAATGATTTTGCAAAAGCAATGAGTATCCCAAGTGCACCTGTAAAAGCCATGGAACGTATCCTTTGCAATAAACAAAGCTGTTCACTCGACCTCATAAAAACGAAAGACCATTCAATCCTCTCAATCTTGAGTGCAGGACTTGATGCCGAGAGCGCTCTTCGGGTTGAAGATTCAAACATCAAAAAAACGTTAAACAGCTTTTTCATTGGTAAATTTATATACATTGTCACTGTATTTCAAATCATTCGCTCCTTTTCCCCTTTTACATTAACCTTAACTTTCAAAGAAGGAGAAGAACGGCACTTCCACAACGTGTGGCTAATTGCAGTCGGAAACACTGCTTACTACGGCGGAGGTGTTCCCATGTGCCCAAAAGCAAAACCTTCAGATGGTCAGCTCGACATTGTCGTTGTGCACGACGTCTCCCTGATTAAGCTCCTTTTCTGTTTACCATCAGTTTTTGTCAAAAAGCATATATCCCTTCCATTTGTCAGTTCGCTCAGGTCAGAATGCGTGCACGTTGAAACAAATAAGAAAGTCAATTGGCAAGGAGATGGTGAAGCAGTCGAAGCATCTGCTTCTATGACCATCAGCTGTAAACCGAAGTCAGTGAAATTTATGGTCTGA
- a CDS encoding NRDE family protein, with the protein MRQFKAFIGVILMCLIGLSMKQSEHYPFIMWANRDEFYARPSKELHYRDGHPRFIGGKDLKKGGSWFGFDPDTGDVAVVTNIRKGLSENKDARSRGELIDRFFMEGTGQMHVKDKHEYNGFNLIFGNVYDGLYYLSSNQDHAISLQDGIHGLSNGSMNESWPKTDRIKNDLRKASDIDSENDMIRAGLSALQNTEEALEQDLPQTGISLELEKKLSPVRIKMEEYGTVCSTILLIDKFDRVTLLEHRYTDGKLISYHWPVRP; encoded by the coding sequence TTGAGACAATTTAAAGCATTTATTGGAGTGATACTGATGTGTTTAATTGGATTATCCATGAAACAGTCTGAGCATTATCCTTTTATCATGTGGGCAAATCGCGATGAGTTTTATGCGCGTCCATCAAAAGAACTTCATTACAGGGATGGACACCCGCGTTTTATTGGAGGAAAAGATCTTAAGAAAGGCGGCAGTTGGTTTGGTTTTGATCCCGACACCGGGGATGTTGCAGTTGTAACAAATATCCGAAAGGGATTGAGCGAAAACAAGGATGCGCGGTCGAGGGGAGAACTAATTGACCGTTTTTTTATGGAAGGTACTGGTCAAATGCATGTAAAAGATAAACATGAATACAACGGATTTAATCTGATCTTTGGAAACGTATATGACGGTTTATATTATCTGTCAAGCAATCAGGATCACGCCATCAGTCTGCAAGACGGCATTCATGGGCTCAGTAACGGGTCGATGAATGAGTCATGGCCCAAAACAGATCGAATAAAAAATGACTTGCGAAAGGCGTCTGACATAGACTCTGAAAATGATATGATAAGAGCCGGCCTCTCAGCATTGCAGAATACGGAAGAAGCACTTGAACAGGATTTGCCTCAAACCGGAATAAGCTTGGAATTGGAAAAAAAGCTGTCACCAGTACGAATTAAAATGGAGGAGTATGGCACAGTTTGCAGCACCATACTTCTGATTGATAAATTTGATCGGGTCACGCTATTGGAGCACCGGTATACGGATGGGAAATTGATCTCTTACCATTGGCCTGTCAGACCATAA
- a CDS encoding sensor domain-containing diguanylate cyclase: MKRFFYKQSKNLHVLREISLALQSTLQKNKLMHIFLTAVTAGYGLGFNRAMIFLKKDLDQETFVGNAAIGPLSIQEGHQIWENVVSQRLTLRDFIKLQKEAEENDQELNRKVRDLEFNNAENYPVLKHVIDNKDPLLVNVTEWYSRCKMVKKLNDDFDVKNMAVIPLMTRGRAIGVMVIDNIVDGKPFSYEDLDNIMPLATQGAMAIENAVLYERTQELVMTDGLTRLRNKRYLETITQDLYTDAKLQCIPLAVMMIDLDYFKVYNDTNGHLMGDQVLLQVAEILSDLTPDEGVAIRFGGEEFCVILPGYSKSHALTLAENIRKTINEYPFKSRERQPDGALSASIGLSSYPDCIQEPESLIETADQAVYASKKNGRNRVTVFSSSPKGVQS, from the coding sequence ATGAAACGGTTTTTTTACAAACAATCCAAAAATCTGCATGTTTTAAGAGAGATTTCTCTCGCTTTGCAAAGTACGCTTCAAAAAAATAAATTGATGCATATATTTTTGACAGCCGTTACAGCGGGCTACGGCTTGGGGTTTAATCGGGCCATGATTTTTCTCAAGAAAGACCTCGATCAGGAAACCTTTGTCGGGAATGCGGCTATAGGTCCACTGTCCATTCAGGAAGGTCATCAGATTTGGGAGAACGTTGTGTCTCAACGCCTGACGTTACGAGACTTTATTAAACTCCAAAAAGAGGCCGAAGAAAACGATCAGGAATTAAATCGTAAAGTTCGTGATCTGGAGTTTAATAATGCTGAGAATTATCCGGTATTAAAACATGTCATCGATAACAAAGATCCACTTCTTGTGAATGTCACTGAGTGGTACAGTCGTTGCAAGATGGTGAAAAAACTGAATGATGATTTCGATGTTAAAAATATGGCAGTTATCCCCTTAATGACAAGGGGAAGGGCAATAGGCGTCATGGTGATTGATAATATTGTTGACGGAAAACCTTTCTCATATGAAGATTTGGACAATATCATGCCATTGGCTACGCAGGGGGCCATGGCCATTGAGAACGCTGTGCTTTATGAACGGACACAGGAATTGGTTATGACAGATGGTCTTACTCGTCTTAGAAACAAACGTTATTTGGAAACCATTACTCAAGATTTATACACTGATGCAAAACTTCAGTGTATACCACTTGCAGTGATGATGATCGATCTTGATTATTTTAAAGTGTATAATGATACGAATGGTCATTTGATGGGGGATCAAGTTTTGCTCCAAGTTGCTGAAATACTTTCGGATCTGACTCCGGATGAAGGGGTTGCAATCCGTTTTGGCGGCGAAGAATTTTGTGTGATTTTGCCTGGTTACAGTAAGTCGCATGCTCTGACACTTGCGGAGAATATTCGTAAGACGATCAATGAGTACCCTTTTAAATCCAGAGAGCGACAACCGGATGGGGCGCTCTCTGCGAGTATCGGTTTATCGTCATACCCTGACTGTATCCAGGAGCCTGAATCACTGATCGAAACTGCAGATCAGGCGGTTTACGCATCCAAAAAGAACGGAAGGAATCGCGTAACCGTATTCAGCAGTTCTCCAAAGGGGGTACAGTCATGA
- a CDS encoding toxic anion resistance protein: MNEHEEKHELLEGKDIKELLKSIGDLGTKEQEKAGETLESLKRPVNDMMKDQNNDLPEQLGKLKEVVSELEPNYLQEGKFKQFLNKMLRKSPLEKYAQKYETIDSEVQTIIEALLHGKDRLQEDTVMLYQLKDIAKERIGALNEQITTGKELHSMLEQELEKEEWQNDPAPIQKGQQKVLTRVKNMQQAVLVLQQSLASVDIIVENNEKLEEAIFNAITMTKNIITVTASIQLSLSNQRKVIDAVQNVNKTTENMLLNNAEMLKSNTEETLKTLEEPAIAMESFKKAYEDVYAAIELTEQSNSRIIESSKKFISEMDELNKEMDQKLLR, encoded by the coding sequence ATGAATGAACACGAAGAAAAACATGAATTACTTGAAGGAAAAGATATTAAGGAACTGTTAAAATCGATTGGAGATTTAGGGACAAAAGAACAGGAAAAAGCCGGTGAAACGTTGGAAAGCCTGAAACGTCCGGTCAATGATATGATGAAAGATCAAAATAACGACCTTCCTGAACAACTTGGAAAGTTGAAAGAAGTTGTTTCGGAATTAGAGCCAAATTACTTGCAGGAAGGGAAGTTCAAGCAATTCCTGAATAAAATGCTGCGCAAAAGTCCACTTGAAAAGTATGCCCAAAAATATGAAACCATCGATTCCGAAGTTCAGACGATTATAGAAGCACTTCTTCACGGAAAAGACCGCCTGCAGGAAGATACCGTTATGCTCTATCAACTGAAAGATATCGCCAAAGAACGAATCGGGGCACTTAATGAGCAGATTACAACCGGAAAAGAGCTTCATTCCATGCTCGAACAAGAACTTGAAAAAGAAGAATGGCAAAACGATCCTGCTCCGATTCAAAAAGGACAACAAAAAGTCCTGACAAGGGTAAAAAACATGCAACAGGCTGTTCTTGTTTTGCAACAGTCTCTCGCGAGTGTTGATATCATCGTAGAAAATAACGAAAAGCTTGAAGAGGCCATTTTCAATGCGATTACCATGACCAAAAATATAATTACTGTAACAGCCTCTATCCAACTTTCACTGAGTAACCAGAGAAAAGTGATCGACGCTGTACAAAATGTAAATAAAACAACCGAAAATATGCTTTTAAATAATGCCGAAATGTTAAAATCGAATACAGAGGAAACATTAAAAACCCTTGAGGAACCGGCAATTGCTATGGAATCATTTAAAAAAGCATACGAAGATGTTTACGCAGCCATAGAACTGACTGAACAATCAAACTCAAGAATTATTGAATCAAGCAAGAAATTCATTAGCGAAATGGATGAGCTCAATAAAGAAATGGATCAGAAATTATTGAGGTAA